One region of Pseudomonas glycinae genomic DNA includes:
- a CDS encoding aspartate aminotransferase family protein, giving the protein MSVEHAAVQRADFDQVMVPNYAPAAFIPVRGAGSRVWDQAGRELIDFAGGIAVNVLGHAHPALVGALTEQANKLWHVSNVFTNEPALRLAHKLIDATFAERVFFCNSGAEANEAAFKLARRVAFDRFGTEKYEIIAALNSFHGRTLFTVNVGGQSKYSDGFGPKITGITHVPYNDLAALKAAVSDKTCAVVLEPIQGEGGVLPAELAYLQGARELCDANNALLVFDEVQTGMGRTGNLFAYQHYGVTPDILTSAKSLGGGFPIAAMLTTEALAKHLVVGTHGTTYGGNPLACAVAEAVIDVINTPEVLNGVHAKHDKFKTRLQQIGEKYGLFTQVRGLGLLIGCVLSDAWKGKAKDIFNAAEQEGLMILQAGPDVIRFAPSLVVEDADIDAGLDRFERAAAKLTQA; this is encoded by the coding sequence ATGTCCGTTGAGCACGCTGCGGTACAACGCGCCGATTTCGACCAGGTTATGGTTCCCAACTACGCGCCTGCCGCTTTCATTCCGGTGCGTGGCGCCGGGTCCCGCGTCTGGGATCAGGCCGGCCGCGAGCTGATCGACTTCGCCGGCGGCATCGCCGTCAACGTATTGGGCCATGCGCACCCGGCGCTGGTCGGTGCCTTGACCGAGCAAGCGAACAAGCTGTGGCACGTGTCCAACGTGTTCACCAACGAGCCGGCCCTGCGCCTGGCGCACAAGCTGATCGACGCCACCTTTGCCGAACGCGTGTTCTTCTGCAACTCCGGCGCCGAAGCCAACGAGGCCGCCTTCAAGCTGGCCCGTCGTGTTGCGTTCGACCGTTTCGGCACCGAGAAGTACGAAATCATCGCCGCGCTCAACAGCTTCCACGGCCGTACCCTGTTCACCGTGAACGTTGGTGGCCAGTCGAAGTATTCCGACGGTTTCGGCCCGAAAATCACCGGCATCACCCACGTGCCGTACAACGATCTGGCGGCACTGAAAGCCGCTGTTTCGGACAAGACCTGCGCGGTCGTTCTGGAACCGATCCAGGGCGAGGGCGGCGTGCTGCCGGCCGAGCTGGCTTACCTGCAAGGCGCCCGTGAATTGTGCGACGCCAACAACGCGCTACTGGTGTTCGACGAAGTGCAGACTGGCATGGGCCGTACCGGCAACCTGTTCGCCTACCAGCATTACGGCGTGACCCCGGACATCCTGACCAGCGCCAAGAGCCTGGGCGGCGGTTTCCCGATCGCGGCTATGCTGACCACCGAAGCGCTGGCCAAGCATCTGGTCGTCGGCACTCACGGCACCACTTATGGCGGCAACCCGCTGGCGTGTGCCGTGGCCGAAGCGGTGATCGACGTGATCAACACCCCTGAGGTGCTGAACGGCGTCCATGCCAAGCACGACAAGTTCAAGACCCGCCTGCAACAGATCGGCGAGAAGTACGGCCTGTTCACCCAGGTGCGTGGTCTCGGTCTGCTGATCGGTTGCGTGCTGAGCGACGCCTGGAAAGGCAAGGCCAAGGACATCTTCAACGCCGCTGAACAAGAAGGCCTGATGATTCTGCAGGCCGGTCCGGACGTGATCCGTTTCGCCCCGAGCCTGGTGGTGGAAGACGCAGACATCGACGCCGGTCTGGATCGCTTCGAACGTGCTGCGGCGAAACTGACCCAAGCCTGA
- a CDS encoding dermonecrotic toxin domain-containing protein, translating to MQSPINRASATAETDDRHNPPSHYQPLVNAMPSWLGNASDKRREALKNNRKTLPDTIKTAPQADHDELRAAIANHMSAQNTVDQRLDRVQDASAFATPLLAQALKSRFGVEVDVKETFLRLYIPVTVSGFAIKTGARVWTVSLVEAALHNFEEKETRQGAYESGSSFISRPSATGQFEPLTQVNGKITIPAFTSLCRELDIGARYKTYLEDNLGFTSPVAAAVLSRDVKDSQKAALRAALQLARMNQDIGELYFRLIGGLLDGLEGMRIDRQPLRCHDLTMMSATLTGIVIFTPDLEQARASTRVVAYIPDDPEHPIKEYASPVEMEKELTRQLRAPDYQRFFSRFVLHEQRGHFFSELNRRLSKVTWHKPEAGSPLPAWRDTPVNKPKLQLAVTPIITELWEHLYQGKLNKILNDAATIAVSTATTDANARWALWDSFVNVASSILEIASFVLMPFVPFLGEIMMAYMAYQFLDEAFEWIVDWAEGQITEAAEHFFTALESLIQLGAFALGGGIALTELPKILPAEVMSFIDRFQPVKLRNGKTLYWKPDLKPYERQVKPPEGTGPDRQGLHHYQGESLLPLEQAHYLVSPHEHPGKLYIEHPARADAYRPIVRHNGEGAFHTELERPLEWDAPTVLQRIGHSVESFPAVRREQILKVSGYTQDALRKMHVNQERLPPLLADSIQRCRIDQDLQDFIDRMASDRPEDYSGADPLLQLRLIAEQTPWPQRKTLRFINAQGEIAWQSSADEQLPVTEIRQDSLSDGDVLKTLLQTLSEPEINTLLGEDFGEMHAIEARTRKLRARLAQIAREQRTSLFEQRYQALQQRDEPLIRRAALHEPQLPARLTEELLNTATGSELVMISKGQWPERQQALAEHARQELRVTRAFEGLLLDSVRNPDTDTLALHSLQRLPGWSADVRLEVRGQDPQGQLIDSTGPVDAAIQKVLVLKSDGLWQPYDEQGLQLHGSTDFYTAVLQALPDAQRNALNLQIGEGGKLRQAISDNPLPRTELRLTITPDPVPPPVMDTLRLLGTDGYSRNPPPALRAPRTLDNRIRQIYPRMPEVERIAMAQRLANHPNGAIAELSRLQLEYAQLDSDLNQWLFDLPEINPADGLRRTDDQQMAAIRDRQTFANDLRSCWRREMHGPHGYQMRFSQPIVGNLPALTADFSHVDNLELIGSGEPGALDHFLESFSGLVRMELRDFDLHNLPPRLTTLAGLKQLTLQNCGVVLTPENRSIMSSLNGLTALDLEGNPLGVTFDFTFMPNLTHLNLSSTGLSEIPSGVLDHPRLTSAWLTDNQITTLPDALFEQPAASTAGYDFFGNPLSAATRENVKIYFNRTGSDLGVRPEQTDINRIKALFPDLNDRQSSELIYSLPGSLLQGRLQLDRWESEITRLTSELATWARDTPNRDPSTGELLTPNEHFNQFYEREVFAGRIERLWRHRSTAHPLTRADVLSAQANFIGDMPELSADFSHITALSLNGNKQIRATSPFLRSFPRLKRLILHDFALEQLPQSLAALPVLDTLVLNNCGVTLTGELQLALAGMRELESLELPNNPLGSAPDAGSLPALMYLDLSRTGISDVPPGLAGHPRLKTAIVSDNRISELPEALFDLPAEASAGFDFSGNPLTADTLERIKRYSRDTGMDFGVVAKQADIDATQALFPDLDGEEASEVFYGLPGDLEHGRRQLRHWKAELEQLTADLSQWKMAIPHEHPFSHHPLSPREFLAEHSARTAFAEQLQTLWRSRMPENPRQRGDSLVARVTFIGELPTLTTDFSHIREVSLTGHDALGNVDGFLQPFNTLRHLELHDFNLGQNPLTSMRMTSLQRLVLEHCGLTLTPQSRASLSSLENLRYLNLSRNPLGAHPPLEALPALVQLRMIDTGISSLPDGLLGHPRLLIAMLERNRIRDLPDILFDISARPPKQLSLADNPLSSTTRERIKLCYQQFRQHFGVSMPREDLERIRELFPSLSDDDANRVLYLLPGTLDFGRLQIGRWETELRQLEGDLEKWVTDVPDRYPASGIELTASDRSAEQASRRMFRQEIESFWRERSREHPERRSTVLNLNPAFIGDLPALSADFSHVTTLSITGNAQLRAGTGFLRGFTGLDSLELRDLALTEVPPALTAMPDLQQLVLSNCGVVLDDKGSATLASLKQLVRLDLYSNPLGRLPDIRDLPELEFLDLSNTGITRLPSSLLDPPWLETAILSGNRVTELPAELFDLPASASNGIDLGDNPLDAATRERIKDYFRRTGEDLGVLAEPSDIARVQTLYPALSDKQASDFIYHLEGTLADGRIELARREAELEQLLGDLAAWENDIPVHPVTGLPLPADQRLMQEQIRTALREALLTCWRKTPVEGADASDHQFAFRLPIMGELPTLTADFGHVSDLYLVSTSNHSPRIGRFLEAFTHLESVDIQGYDLPSIPEAVFRMKRLTTLSLPTCNLTLSPQDVAGLASLDQLDLLHLHNNPLGLTPDLSNLQNLTDLDLSTTGIREIPKGVLENLNWMEVDLSGNEITEMPDALMEVPAHVGDRYDLYGNPFSAQAMQRIRAYYQETGMTLNVDDVMEHPQVQTRPSAEIED from the coding sequence ATGCAATCTCCGATCAATCGGGCCAGCGCCACGGCCGAAACCGACGACCGACACAACCCGCCCTCTCATTATCAACCGCTCGTCAACGCCATGCCCTCATGGCTGGGCAATGCCTCGGACAAAAGGCGCGAGGCACTGAAGAACAATCGCAAGACACTTCCCGACACCATCAAGACTGCACCGCAGGCGGATCACGACGAATTGAGAGCCGCGATCGCCAACCACATGTCCGCTCAGAACACCGTGGATCAGAGGCTCGATCGCGTGCAGGACGCCAGCGCGTTTGCAACACCGCTGCTTGCGCAAGCGTTGAAGTCCCGGTTCGGCGTGGAAGTGGACGTCAAGGAAACCTTCCTGCGCCTCTACATACCGGTGACCGTGTCCGGCTTTGCGATCAAAACCGGCGCCCGGGTCTGGACCGTATCGCTGGTAGAGGCGGCGCTGCACAATTTCGAAGAGAAGGAAACACGGCAAGGGGCTTACGAAAGTGGCTCGTCCTTTATTTCCAGACCGTCTGCGACAGGGCAGTTCGAGCCGCTGACGCAAGTCAACGGCAAAATTACTATCCCGGCCTTCACCAGCCTGTGCCGGGAGCTGGACATCGGCGCCCGCTACAAAACCTACCTTGAAGACAACCTCGGTTTCACCAGTCCGGTCGCCGCTGCGGTGTTATCCCGCGATGTCAAGGACAGCCAGAAAGCCGCACTGAGGGCCGCCCTCCAACTGGCACGGATGAACCAGGACATCGGAGAGTTATATTTTCGACTGATCGGTGGCTTGCTCGATGGTCTGGAAGGCATGCGGATCGACCGTCAACCGCTGCGCTGTCACGATTTGACGATGATGTCGGCCACACTGACCGGCATCGTGATATTCACCCCGGATCTGGAACAGGCCAGGGCCTCGACCCGGGTGGTTGCTTACATACCCGATGATCCCGAGCACCCCATCAAGGAATACGCCTCGCCCGTCGAAATGGAGAAAGAACTGACCCGCCAATTGCGCGCCCCCGACTATCAGCGTTTCTTCAGCCGTTTCGTACTCCATGAACAACGTGGTCATTTCTTCAGCGAACTGAACCGACGACTGAGCAAGGTGACATGGCACAAGCCTGAGGCGGGAAGCCCGCTGCCTGCCTGGCGAGACACCCCTGTAAACAAGCCGAAACTGCAACTTGCCGTCACGCCCATCATCACAGAACTCTGGGAACACCTCTACCAGGGCAAGCTGAACAAGATCCTCAATGACGCAGCGACTATCGCCGTATCAACGGCCACGACGGACGCTAACGCCCGCTGGGCGCTCTGGGACTCATTCGTCAACGTGGCGTCATCGATTCTCGAGATCGCCTCCTTCGTCCTGATGCCGTTCGTACCGTTTCTCGGAGAAATCATGATGGCCTACATGGCCTACCAATTTCTCGACGAAGCCTTCGAGTGGATTGTCGACTGGGCCGAAGGGCAGATTACAGAAGCCGCCGAGCATTTTTTCACCGCGTTGGAATCATTGATCCAGCTGGGGGCCTTCGCCCTCGGTGGCGGGATTGCCCTGACAGAACTTCCAAAAATATTGCCGGCAGAAGTCATGTCATTCATTGACCGGTTCCAGCCCGTCAAACTGCGCAATGGCAAAACCCTCTACTGGAAACCGGATCTGAAACCTTACGAGCGCCAGGTCAAACCACCCGAAGGGACCGGGCCCGACCGCCAGGGCCTGCATCACTATCAGGGCGAAAGCCTGCTGCCACTCGAGCAGGCGCATTACCTCGTCAGTCCGCATGAACATCCCGGCAAACTCTACATCGAACACCCCGCACGGGCAGATGCCTACCGCCCCATCGTGCGCCATAACGGCGAAGGCGCCTTTCATACCGAGCTTGAACGACCGCTTGAATGGGACGCCCCTACCGTATTGCAACGGATCGGTCACAGCGTCGAGTCGTTCCCTGCGGTGCGACGTGAGCAGATCCTCAAGGTCAGCGGTTATACGCAAGATGCACTGCGCAAAATGCACGTCAACCAGGAGCGCTTGCCCCCCTTGCTGGCCGACAGCATTCAGCGCTGCCGGATTGATCAGGACCTGCAGGACTTCATCGACCGGATGGCCAGCGACCGCCCCGAGGATTATTCAGGTGCGGATCCGCTGCTCCAGCTCCGGCTTATCGCAGAGCAAACGCCCTGGCCCCAGCGCAAGACATTGCGTTTCATCAACGCTCAAGGTGAGATTGCATGGCAATCCTCTGCCGACGAACAGCTTCCTGTGACCGAGATTCGGCAGGACAGCCTGTCCGATGGCGACGTCCTCAAGACGCTGCTGCAAACGCTCAGCGAGCCGGAAATCAATACGCTGCTGGGAGAGGATTTCGGTGAGATGCACGCTATCGAAGCGCGCACGCGCAAGCTCAGAGCCAGACTGGCGCAGATCGCCCGAGAGCAGCGCACCTCGCTTTTCGAGCAACGCTACCAAGCGCTCCAACAGCGCGACGAGCCCTTGATCAGGCGTGCGGCCCTGCATGAGCCACAGCTGCCTGCCAGGCTGACTGAAGAGTTGCTGAACACGGCCACCGGTTCGGAACTGGTGATGATCAGCAAAGGACAATGGCCCGAACGGCAACAGGCGCTGGCAGAACATGCCAGGCAGGAACTGCGCGTCACTCGCGCCTTCGAAGGGTTGTTGCTGGATTCTGTGCGCAATCCTGATACCGATACGCTGGCGCTGCACAGCCTGCAACGATTGCCAGGCTGGTCCGCAGACGTACGCCTTGAAGTGCGCGGTCAAGATCCCCAGGGACAGTTGATCGACAGCACCGGCCCGGTCGATGCCGCCATTCAGAAGGTGCTGGTGCTCAAATCCGATGGGCTCTGGCAGCCGTACGACGAGCAGGGACTGCAACTGCACGGCTCCACCGATTTCTACACTGCCGTCCTGCAAGCCCTGCCGGACGCGCAAAGAAACGCCTTGAACCTGCAGATCGGCGAGGGGGGAAAACTCAGACAAGCCATCAGTGACAATCCGCTCCCACGTACCGAACTGCGGCTGACAATCACGCCCGATCCCGTGCCGCCTCCCGTCATGGATACCTTGCGGTTGCTGGGCACGGACGGCTATTCACGCAACCCGCCACCGGCGCTGCGAGCACCCCGCACGCTGGACAACCGGATCAGACAGATCTACCCGAGAATGCCTGAAGTCGAACGGATCGCCATGGCGCAGCGCCTGGCCAACCATCCGAACGGCGCGATCGCCGAACTGTCCCGGCTTCAGCTGGAATACGCACAACTCGACAGCGATCTCAATCAATGGCTGTTCGACCTGCCGGAGATCAACCCGGCTGATGGCCTCCGTCGAACGGATGACCAACAGATGGCCGCCATCCGTGATCGCCAGACGTTCGCCAACGACCTGCGTAGTTGCTGGCGCAGAGAGATGCATGGCCCGCATGGTTACCAGATGCGTTTTTCACAGCCGATCGTGGGCAACCTTCCTGCCCTGACGGCCGACTTTTCCCACGTCGACAATCTTGAACTGATCGGCAGCGGCGAGCCCGGTGCCCTTGACCACTTCCTCGAAAGTTTTTCGGGACTTGTACGCATGGAACTGCGCGACTTCGACCTGCACAATCTGCCGCCGCGCCTGACAACGCTCGCAGGTCTGAAACAGCTGACACTGCAAAACTGTGGCGTCGTCCTGACACCGGAAAACCGGTCGATCATGTCGAGCCTCAACGGGCTGACCGCACTGGATCTGGAAGGCAATCCACTGGGTGTGACATTCGACTTCACCTTCATGCCGAACCTGACGCATCTGAACCTTTCCAGTACCGGCCTCTCCGAAATCCCCAGCGGCGTCCTGGATCACCCGCGCCTGACCAGCGCATGGCTTACCGATAACCAGATCACCACTCTGCCCGATGCCTTGTTCGAACAGCCGGCTGCCTCCACCGCAGGGTACGATTTTTTCGGCAACCCGCTTTCTGCTGCGACCCGTGAAAACGTGAAGATCTACTTCAATCGGACCGGCAGCGATCTGGGCGTTCGTCCCGAGCAAACGGATATAAACCGGATCAAGGCACTGTTTCCCGACCTGAATGACCGTCAATCCAGCGAACTGATTTACAGCCTGCCCGGCTCGCTGTTACAGGGTCGGCTTCAACTGGATCGCTGGGAGAGCGAAATAACCCGGCTGACCAGCGAGCTGGCCACATGGGCGCGGGACACACCCAATCGTGATCCGTCCACGGGTGAACTGCTGACCCCCAACGAACACTTCAATCAGTTTTATGAGCGAGAAGTTTTCGCCGGAAGAATTGAGCGGCTGTGGCGTCACCGCTCGACGGCACATCCGCTGACGAGAGCGGATGTGTTATCGGCGCAAGCCAATTTCATCGGTGACATGCCGGAGCTGTCGGCGGATTTCAGCCACATCACCGCACTGTCGCTCAACGGGAACAAACAAATACGTGCCACCTCACCCTTTCTGCGCAGCTTTCCCCGGTTGAAACGCCTGATCCTGCATGACTTTGCACTTGAACAACTGCCACAGTCCCTGGCGGCCCTGCCCGTGCTCGATACACTGGTTCTCAACAACTGCGGCGTGACCTTGACTGGCGAGCTGCAGCTTGCACTGGCGGGGATGCGCGAGCTTGAATCACTCGAACTGCCCAACAACCCGCTGGGCAGTGCGCCCGACGCAGGCAGTCTGCCAGCGCTCATGTATCTGGACCTCTCTCGCACAGGCATCAGCGATGTTCCTCCCGGATTGGCCGGCCATCCGAGATTGAAAACAGCCATTGTCAGTGACAACCGGATCAGCGAGTTGCCCGAGGCGCTCTTTGACCTGCCCGCCGAAGCCAGCGCAGGATTCGATTTCTCCGGCAATCCGTTGACCGCCGACACACTGGAACGGATCAAACGTTACTCGCGCGACACCGGTATGGATTTCGGCGTGGTCGCCAAACAGGCTGACATCGATGCCACTCAGGCGCTGTTTCCCGACCTGGACGGCGAAGAGGCCAGCGAAGTGTTTTACGGGTTACCCGGTGACCTGGAACACGGACGCCGCCAGCTCAGGCACTGGAAAGCCGAGCTCGAGCAACTCACCGCCGATCTGTCGCAATGGAAAATGGCAATACCGCACGAGCATCCTTTCAGCCATCACCCCCTCTCACCGCGGGAGTTCCTCGCCGAACATTCGGCACGAACAGCGTTTGCCGAACAGTTGCAAACACTGTGGCGCTCACGAATGCCGGAAAACCCCAGGCAGCGGGGCGATTCACTGGTAGCGCGTGTGACATTCATCGGCGAATTGCCCACCCTGACGACCGACTTCAGCCACATCCGCGAAGTCTCACTCACAGGGCATGACGCTCTCGGCAACGTCGACGGTTTCCTGCAACCCTTCAACACCTTGCGCCACCTGGAACTGCACGATTTCAACCTGGGCCAGAACCCGCTGACGTCCATGCGCATGACTTCACTGCAGCGCCTGGTTCTGGAGCATTGTGGATTGACGCTGACCCCGCAAAGCCGCGCATCCCTGTCGTCTCTTGAAAATCTTCGGTATTTGAATCTGAGCCGAAACCCGCTGGGCGCCCACCCGCCCCTCGAAGCGCTGCCGGCCCTGGTGCAACTGCGCATGATCGATACCGGGATTTCGAGCCTGCCCGACGGTTTGCTCGGTCATCCACGACTGCTCATCGCCATGCTCGAACGCAACCGGATCCGCGATCTGCCCGACATCCTTTTCGATATTTCCGCCCGCCCACCCAAGCAACTCAGCCTCGCCGACAACCCGCTGTCATCCACCACGCGGGAACGCATCAAGCTCTGTTACCAGCAGTTCAGGCAGCACTTCGGCGTTTCAATGCCTCGAGAAGACCTCGAGCGGATCCGTGAGCTGTTTCCATCCCTGAGCGATGATGACGCCAATCGAGTGCTGTACCTGCTGCCGGGAACTCTCGACTTCGGTCGATTACAGATCGGGCGCTGGGAGACCGAACTGCGGCAGCTTGAAGGTGACCTCGAAAAATGGGTGACAGACGTCCCTGATCGTTATCCGGCAAGCGGCATCGAGCTGACCGCCAGTGATCGATCCGCAGAGCAGGCCAGTCGCAGGATGTTCCGACAGGAGATCGAATCGTTCTGGCGCGAAAGGTCTCGCGAACACCCCGAGCGGCGAAGCACGGTGCTCAACCTCAATCCGGCCTTCATCGGTGACCTGCCGGCCTTGAGTGCCGACTTTTCTCACGTGACAACATTATCGATCACCGGCAATGCTCAGCTACGGGCAGGCACAGGCTTCCTGCGAGGGTTCACCGGCCTCGACTCGCTCGAATTGCGTGATCTGGCATTGACCGAAGTGCCACCTGCACTGACCGCAATGCCGGATCTTCAGCAACTGGTGCTGAGCAACTGCGGGGTCGTACTGGATGACAAGGGCAGCGCCACGCTGGCGTCACTCAAACAACTGGTCAGACTCGATCTTTACAGCAATCCGCTGGGCCGGCTGCCGGATATCCGCGACCTGCCGGAACTGGAATTTCTCGATCTGTCGAACACCGGGATTACCCGGCTGCCATCGAGTTTGCTGGATCCTCCCTGGCTGGAAACCGCCATCCTCAGCGGCAATCGCGTGACCGAACTGCCCGCCGAGCTCTTCGATTTGCCTGCCTCCGCCAGCAACGGCATTGACCTGGGCGACAATCCACTGGACGCGGCCACCCGCGAGCGCATCAAGGACTACTTCCGCCGAACCGGGGAAGACCTTGGCGTGCTGGCCGAGCCGTCGGACATCGCACGCGTCCAGACGCTCTACCCGGCCCTGAGCGATAAACAGGCCAGTGATTTCATCTATCACCTCGAAGGCACACTGGCCGATGGCCGGATCGAGCTGGCACGTCGGGAAGCCGAACTCGAGCAACTGCTGGGTGATCTTGCCGCCTGGGAAAACGACATACCCGTTCACCCGGTCACCGGGCTGCCACTCCCAGCAGACCAGCGCCTGATGCAAGAGCAAATCAGAACGGCATTGCGAGAAGCATTGCTGACTTGCTGGCGCAAAACCCCGGTGGAAGGAGCAGACGCCAGTGACCACCAGTTTGCGTTCAGGCTGCCGATCATGGGGGAGTTGCCAACACTGACCGCCGACTTCGGCCACGTTTCGGATCTCTATCTGGTCAGCACCAGTAATCACTCGCCGCGGATCGGTCGATTCCTCGAGGCCTTCACCCACCTTGAAAGCGTCGATATTCAAGGTTACGACCTGCCCTCCATCCCCGAAGCCGTGTTCC